Proteins encoded by one window of Cannabis sativa cultivar Pink pepper isolate KNU-18-1 chromosome 4, ASM2916894v1, whole genome shotgun sequence:
- the LOC115723796 gene encoding uncharacterized protein LOC115723796 has product MSTPGGSSSKKKGVRGKYKGKNVEEELSKTQSAKLQIELHAETGTPVGKNGKKFNNMAKWMTRMSIPINKFKWEDVSRADINALWDRLETKFVLPRDNPTFVDYGEYEMSKGLRDWRADCKKKWIQNIEELGQERADMSPPEGVTQEVWSDCIAYWSTDKQKVHFF; this is encoded by the exons ATGTCTACACCAGGTGGCAGCAGTTCGAAAAAGAAAGGGGTCAGAGGTAAATACAAAGGCAAGAATGTTGAGGAGGAGCTCTCCAAAACACAATCTGCCAAGTTACAGATTGAGCTGCACGCAGAGACTGGCACCCCCGTCGGCAAAAAcggaaaaaaattcaacaatatggcgaaatggatgactcggatgtctatccccattaataaattcaaatgggaAGATGTCAGTAGAGCTGACATCAATGCCCTCTGGGATAGACTTGAG ACCAAGTTTGTCCTCCCACGAGATAACCCTACATTCGTAGACTACGGTGAGTACGAGATGTCAAAGGGTTTACGTGACTGGAGGGCAGACTGCAAGAAAAAGTGGATACAAAATATTGAGGAGCTTGGACAGGAGAGGGCCGACATGTCACCTCCTGAGGGAGTAACTCAAGAGGTGTGGAGTGACTGCATCGCTTATTGGAGCACAGACAAACAAAaggtacattttttttaa